From Acuticoccus sediminis, the proteins below share one genomic window:
- a CDS encoding SDR family NAD(P)-dependent oxidoreductase, with translation MINYDFSGRVCVVTGGAQGIGGAVATQLAAAGATVALWDMDRALAEEHAARIGKAAAFDVDVASWESVAAAHEDTVARLGEVDVLVNSAGIAGMNATVADYPVEEFARICAINLLGTFHTNKVVAAGMRARNYGRIVNIASVAGKEGNPNASAYSASKAGVIGFTKSLGKELADVDVAVNCVTPAAARTRIFDQMSEEHINYMLSKIPRGRFLEVDEAAAMIVWLASEANTFTTGAVFDLSGGRATY, from the coding sequence ATGATAAACTACGACTTCTCCGGCCGTGTGTGCGTCGTCACCGGCGGGGCGCAGGGGATCGGCGGCGCCGTCGCCACCCAGCTCGCGGCGGCCGGCGCGACGGTCGCGCTGTGGGACATGGACCGCGCGCTCGCCGAGGAGCACGCCGCGCGCATCGGCAAGGCCGCGGCGTTCGACGTGGACGTCGCGAGCTGGGAGAGCGTCGCCGCCGCGCACGAGGACACGGTCGCCAGGCTCGGCGAGGTGGACGTCCTCGTCAATTCCGCCGGCATCGCCGGGATGAACGCCACCGTCGCCGACTACCCCGTGGAGGAGTTCGCGCGGATCTGCGCCATCAACCTTCTCGGCACCTTCCACACCAACAAGGTCGTCGCGGCGGGGATGCGGGCACGCAACTACGGACGCATCGTCAACATCGCCTCCGTCGCCGGCAAGGAGGGCAACCCGAACGCCTCCGCCTATTCGGCCTCGAAGGCGGGCGTGATCGGCTTCACCAAGAGCCTCGGCAAGGAGCTGGCGGACGTCGATGTGGCGGTGAACTGCGTCACGCCCGCGGCGGCGCGCACGCGGATCTTCGACCAGATGAGCGAGGAACACATCAACTACATGCTCTCGAAGATCCCGCGCGGGCGATTCCTGGAGGTGGACGAGGCCGCGGCGATGATCGTGTGGCTCGCCAGCGAGGCCAACACCTTCACCACGGGCGCGGTGTTCGACCTCTCCGGTGGCCGCGCGACCTACTGA
- a CDS encoding oxygenase MpaB family protein: MSLQNARSPLSLPPFIERRLDEAVLRLTRPADAGTIDFSVPAGEAALIAPDSISWKIFRNPVALFCGGVAAVILELAEPSVRTGVWEHSSFRRDPVRRLQRTGQAAMVTVYGPRSVSERMIAGVVRMHEHVSGETPGGVPYRANDVALLDWVQATATFGFATAYSRYVRPLDDAALSRVFAEARASAQLYGAAGAPGSVEEWRAMLDGMRGRLEPSPIVFEFLELMRTSPALPGPLRPLQRLMVRGAVELVPAWVRERLGLSDRDRASRAELAVLRRLGRSADRVLLPSSPAVQSCRRLGVPTTVLTRW, encoded by the coding sequence ATGTCCCTGCAGAACGCGCGGTCCCCGCTGAGTCTCCCGCCGTTCATCGAGCGCCGGCTCGACGAGGCGGTGCTGCGGCTGACCCGGCCCGCCGACGCCGGGACGATCGACTTTTCCGTCCCGGCCGGAGAGGCGGCGCTCATCGCCCCGGACTCGATCTCCTGGAAGATCTTCAGGAACCCCGTCGCCCTCTTCTGCGGCGGGGTGGCGGCGGTGATCCTGGAGCTCGCCGAGCCCTCGGTGCGGACCGGCGTCTGGGAGCATTCGTCCTTCCGCCGCGACCCGGTGCGCCGCCTGCAGCGGACGGGACAGGCGGCGATGGTCACCGTCTACGGCCCGCGCAGCGTGTCGGAGCGGATGATCGCAGGCGTCGTCCGGATGCACGAGCACGTCAGCGGCGAGACACCCGGCGGCGTCCCCTACCGCGCAAACGACGTCGCGCTGCTCGACTGGGTGCAGGCGACGGCGACATTCGGCTTCGCGACCGCCTACAGCCGCTACGTCCGGCCGCTGGACGACGCGGCCCTCTCCCGGGTCTTCGCCGAGGCGCGGGCGTCGGCGCAGCTCTACGGGGCGGCCGGCGCCCCCGGTTCGGTCGAGGAGTGGCGGGCGATGCTGGACGGGATGCGCGGGCGGCTCGAGCCCTCGCCCATCGTCTTCGAGTTTCTCGAGCTGATGCGCACCTCGCCGGCCCTTCCCGGGCCGCTGCGCCCGCTGCAGCGCCTCATGGTCCGCGGCGCCGTCGAGCTGGTGCCCGCATGGGTGCGCGAGCGGCTCGGCCTCTCGGACCGCGACCGGGCGAGCCGGGCCGAGCTCGCGGTGCTTCGGCGGCTCGGCCGCTCGGCCGACCG